A region from the Lolium perenne isolate Kyuss_39 chromosome 4, Kyuss_2.0, whole genome shotgun sequence genome encodes:
- the LOC127292299 gene encoding 11-beta-hydroxysteroid dehydrogenase A, translating into MARQAMTNGFLSCFMHVGLALVLLAYLPVAFVCRLVYRLLVRPFVSGEDLRGKVVLVTGASSGIGEHLVYEYARKGACVALVARTEIALRAVAKTARDLGAPDTLVVPADITNVDEAKRAVEETVAHFGKLNHLVANAGVWSSCFFEEITNITAFHGVIDLNFWGAVYPTYFALPYLKASRGNIVVTSSIAGRVPVARMSFYNASKGAVIRFYETLRSELGSHVRITILMPGYVESNLTMGKGIQKDGNVGIDEEARDINVGPFPVGKTETLAEVVVASVRRGDDYVTWPGWYWPFHMMMCAAPEVVDWFSRAFYVSKSGDKDGDTLSKKVLMAFGGKKSSLYQPETIRS; encoded by the exons ATGGCGAGGCAAGCCATGACGAACGGGTTCCTCAGCTGCTTCATGCATGTGGGGCTGGCGCTGGTGCTTCTCGCCTACCTCCCCGTCGCCTTCGTCTGCCGCCTCGTTTACAGGCTGCTGGTCAGGCccttcgtctccggcgaggacCTCCGCGGCAAGGTCGTCCTCGTCACCGGCGCTTCCTCCGGCATCGGCGAG CACCTTGTGTACGAGTACGCGAGGAAGGGCGCATGCGTGGCGCTGGTAGCTCGGACGGAGATCGCCCTGCGAGCCGTGGCCAAGACGGCGCGCGACCTCGGCGCGCCAGATACGCTGGTGGTGCCGGCGGACATCACCAACGTCGACGAGGCCAAGCGGGCTGTCGAGGAGACTGTCGCACACTTCGGAAAAC TGAATCACCTGGTGGCAAACGCAGGAGTGTGGTCCAGCTGCTTCTTCGAGGAGATCACGAACATAACGGCCTTCCACGGCGTCATT GATCTCAACTTCTGGGGCGCGGTGTACCCGACATACTTCGCTTTGCCCTACCTGAAAGCCAGCCGTGGCAACATCGTGGTCACGTCCTCGATCGCCGGCAGAGTCCCAGTGGCTAGGATGAGCTTCTACAAC GCAAGCAAAGGCGCGGTGATACGGTTCTATGAGACATTGAGGTCGGAGCTCGGGTCGCATGTACGCATCACCATCCTTATGCCGGGTTACGTGGAATCCAATCTCACCATGGGCAAGGGCATCCAGAAGGACGGCAATGTCGGCATCGACGAGGAAGCCCGCGAT ATAAATGTGGGGCCTTTTCCGGTCGGGAAGACAGAGacgttggcggaggtggtggtggcgagTGTGCGGCGGGGCGACGACTACGTCACTTGGCCGGGGTGGTATTGGCCGTTCCACATGATGATGTGTGCTGCGCCGGAGGTCGTCGACTGGTTCTCCCGAGCGTTCTACGTCTCCAAATCCGGCGACAAGGACGGTGACACCCTCAGCAAGAAGGTTCTTATGGCGTTCGGTGGCAAGAAGTCCTCTTTGTACCAGCCAGAGACCATCCGGTCATGA